A stretch of Cytophagales bacterium DNA encodes these proteins:
- a CDS encoding Crp/Fnr family transcriptional regulator → MGVQKLSVKKGEILQHKGELNSKVYIVKKGLLRSYSRDEKGKEHIFMFAPEGWIMGDAVDQASRTELTIDAIEDSELIVREKDLERDGTPQGFEGLARRLLVLQRRIIMMMSVSAIERYEHFESTYPELVQRVPQKMIASYLGITPEGLSKVKANRLKGK, encoded by the coding sequence ATGGGAGTCCAAAAATTAAGCGTCAAAAAAGGGGAGATCTTACAACATAAAGGAGAGCTAAATTCAAAAGTATATATCGTAAAGAAGGGCTTACTCCGATCCTACTCAAGAGATGAGAAGGGGAAAGAACACATTTTTATGTTTGCTCCGGAAGGTTGGATCATGGGCGATGCGGTTGATCAAGCCAGTCGAACCGAGCTAACCATTGATGCCATAGAAGATTCAGAGCTCATTGTCAGAGAAAAAGATTTGGAAAGAGACGGTACTCCTCAGGGCTTTGAGGGATTGGCTCGGCGGTTACTGGTCTTGCAGCGAAGGATCATCATGATGATGAGTGTTTCTGCGATTGAAAGGTATGAGCACTTTGAGAGCACTTATCCTGAATTGGTGCAACGGGTCCCACAAAAGATGATTGCTTCTTATTTAGGGATAACACCTGAGGGACTGAGTAAAGTAAAGGCCAATCGATTGAAGGGGAAATAG
- a CDS encoding DUF3843 family protein — translation MKKAGRIYINQWHSFKSPDAHSSTDTYYLNLCNEIKQGIYRTEAWETLEEILDKEGVDQLCVYLAAYLEDLVSETNIWNSFVRVHQRLYDTPLPYYEIKEYYAGEVNYEDICFLIWYFLNCLQEHEFVSHLNVFILQLGEAITDMLIPAWEEAPENQRLKASYELSECETDYYVARSYMEHVFFDSYLFYPDTGIRLKETLEAIAEEHAEDDNLSGFLDDSRDHLLYNTRTQLLALKSHEWVAEILGDTHPLHEAFQSLTPKINSVFLYKGERGTHFSIEHIASGRAFDVRLEDFISVDEFEVDRTMMMLGIVNWREEWWFSGVCSPAPYDEKIVEEQRGSLSNKQQVHFLQDPQKTGEVLSFQRKCFLEFNEGQPIAFMWLKDVEVFINDFWEHYEKHLPADLRAVSNVSKEKSIGEQMIRQLFEDNRGLEASKEVVNALVFFNPIAGLEIVPGFNDFFPFDHNQFYNAEDANDYVDRIFFAENVSKELAEFFVEHAGDKLDFFKEDMGVSYLHHLDFLLRFWKMDDYQTSPSFSLVCDPANQ, via the coding sequence ATGAAAAAAGCAGGGCGGATTTACATCAATCAATGGCATTCCTTTAAGTCACCAGATGCACATTCTTCCACCGACACATATTATCTCAACCTATGTAATGAGATCAAGCAAGGTATCTACCGAACGGAAGCCTGGGAAACTCTAGAAGAAATATTAGACAAAGAAGGTGTAGATCAACTTTGCGTTTACCTGGCTGCGTATTTGGAAGATCTCGTATCTGAAACCAACATCTGGAATTCATTTGTCAGGGTTCATCAAAGATTGTACGATACGCCACTGCCGTATTATGAGATCAAAGAATACTATGCAGGTGAGGTGAATTATGAGGATATCTGTTTTTTGATCTGGTATTTTCTTAATTGTTTGCAGGAACATGAATTCGTCTCTCATTTGAATGTTTTCATTCTACAGCTGGGAGAAGCCATCACTGACATGCTCATACCTGCCTGGGAGGAGGCCCCCGAGAATCAAAGGTTAAAAGCAAGCTATGAGTTATCTGAGTGCGAGACGGATTATTATGTCGCCAGGTCATACATGGAACATGTCTTTTTCGACTCTTATTTATTTTATCCGGATACGGGCATTCGCCTAAAGGAGACATTGGAAGCCATTGCTGAAGAACACGCGGAGGATGATAACCTTTCTGGTTTTCTGGACGATTCCAGAGATCATCTTTTGTACAACACTCGTACTCAACTGCTAGCACTGAAAAGTCATGAATGGGTGGCTGAGATCCTTGGGGATACACACCCTTTACACGAGGCCTTCCAAAGCTTGACGCCTAAAATCAACTCGGTCTTTTTGTACAAAGGGGAACGTGGCACTCATTTTTCAATTGAACACATCGCATCAGGTCGGGCTTTTGATGTGCGTCTGGAGGATTTTATTTCTGTTGATGAATTTGAAGTAGATCGTACGATGATGATGTTAGGAATCGTCAATTGGAGAGAGGAATGGTGGTTTTCCGGAGTGTGTTCTCCTGCACCGTACGATGAAAAAATCGTAGAAGAACAACGAGGTTCTTTAAGCAACAAGCAACAGGTTCATTTTCTTCAGGATCCACAAAAGACAGGAGAAGTGCTCAGCTTTCAAAGGAAGTGTTTTTTGGAGTTCAACGAAGGTCAACCCATTGCTTTCATGTGGCTTAAGGACGTGGAGGTATTCATCAATGATTTTTGGGAGCACTACGAAAAACATTTGCCTGCTGATCTACGCGCTGTAAGTAATGTTTCGAAAGAGAAGTCAATTGGCGAACAAATGATTCGTCAACTGTTTGAAGATAATCGAGGTTTGGAAGCATCGAAGGAAGTGGTCAATGCATTGGTTTTCTTCAATCCTATTGCTGGGCTGGAAATTGTTCCAGGATTTAATGATTTCTTCCCCTTCGATCATAATCAATTCTACAACGCAGAAGATGCCAATGACTATGTGGATAGGATTTTCTTTGCCGAAAATGTGTCTAAAGAATTGGCTGAGTTTTTCGTCGAGCATGCCGGGGACAAACTAGACTTCTTTAAAGAGGATATGGGCGTATCCTATTTGCACCACCTTGACTTTTTACTTCGGTTTTGGAAAATGGATGATTATCAAACCAGTCCTTCATTTAGTTTAGTTTGTGATCCTGCGAATCAATAG
- a CDS encoding pyridoxal-dependent decarboxylase yields the protein MFDLSPEERQRVMLHTLQSLEDYYQNTRGRRVSPPLDIPRIQQHAQVDFGKDRSEEAAVDHVISGLEQFAVQTPHPSYYGLYNPRANFASILGDLIAATYNPQMAAWSHSPFAVEAETHLIKEFGKKFGLSEGSIDGVFTGGGAEANTTAVLCALNHAFPDFANEGVVNVDRRPLIYCSEEAHHSVIKAARSAGLGLKSVRNIPVNAHQEMVVIALKDQLISDIAAGHQPFMLIGTAGTTGTGELDPLPQLAEIAKAHDLWFHVDAAWGGAAILSESCHHLLEGIEEANSITFDAHKWLSVPMSGSMFITADPEILSKSFRTTTEYMPKDAGDLEIVDPFTHSIQWSRRFIGLKLYLSLLMYGWQEYEAVIKHQIKMGDALRKRLQQKGWKILNQTPLPVVCFSHQVFMEDREFVPWIAQAVVDSGKAWISRYPVDGKPALRACITNYDTQEEDLQALVDLLEKKRGDYDRMKNMGI from the coding sequence ATGTTTGATCTAAGCCCTGAAGAAAGGCAGCGGGTTATGCTGCATACGCTACAATCACTGGAAGATTATTATCAAAACACCAGAGGTAGGAGGGTTTCTCCACCATTGGATATTCCAAGAATCCAACAGCATGCCCAAGTTGATTTTGGTAAGGACCGATCTGAAGAAGCTGCCGTTGATCATGTGATCTCCGGGCTGGAACAATTTGCAGTTCAGACACCTCATCCTAGCTATTATGGCCTCTACAATCCCCGCGCAAACTTTGCCAGTATACTGGGAGACCTGATCGCAGCAACATACAATCCTCAAATGGCTGCCTGGAGTCATTCCCCCTTTGCCGTAGAAGCAGAGACACACCTGATCAAGGAATTCGGAAAGAAGTTTGGTCTGTCGGAAGGATCAATAGATGGTGTTTTTACGGGTGGGGGAGCAGAGGCCAATACCACTGCCGTGCTGTGTGCTTTGAATCATGCCTTTCCTGATTTCGCAAATGAGGGAGTGGTCAATGTGGATAGAAGACCCCTAATCTACTGTTCAGAGGAGGCCCATCACTCTGTCATTAAAGCGGCTCGTTCCGCAGGTCTGGGCTTAAAATCTGTGCGAAATATTCCCGTTAATGCGCACCAGGAAATGGTTGTGATTGCTCTAAAAGATCAATTGATAAGTGATATTGCTGCAGGACATCAACCCTTCATGCTTATCGGTACCGCAGGCACAACTGGTACCGGGGAATTAGATCCGTTGCCACAACTTGCGGAAATTGCGAAGGCACATGATCTTTGGTTTCATGTAGATGCGGCATGGGGTGGGGCAGCCATCTTGTCGGAGAGTTGTCATCATTTACTCGAAGGAATAGAGGAGGCCAATTCCATCACATTCGATGCACATAAATGGTTGTCAGTGCCCATGTCAGGAAGCATGTTCATCACCGCTGATCCTGAGATTTTAAGTAAAAGCTTTCGGACTACCACAGAATACATGCCCAAGGATGCCGGTGATCTTGAAATTGTTGATCCATTCACGCATTCGATCCAATGGTCTCGTCGTTTCATTGGCCTTAAGCTGTACTTATCGCTGCTTATGTACGGATGGCAAGAATATGAAGCCGTGATCAAACACCAAATCAAAATGGGAGATGCATTAAGAAAACGCTTACAACAAAAAGGCTGGAAAATACTGAATCAAACACCTCTTCCGGTGGTGTGTTTTTCGCATCAGGTATTCATGGAGGATCGTGAGTTTGTTCCGTGGATAGCCCAAGCGGTTGTGGACTCGGGAAAGGCCTGGATTTCACGGTATCCTGTTGATGGTAAACCTGCCCTGCGAGCGTGCATCACGAATTACGATACACAAGAAGAAGACTTGCAAGCACTGGTAGATTTGCTAGAAAAGAAACGTGGTGATTACGATCGAATGAAGAACATGGGGATTTGA